From a region of the Etheostoma cragini isolate CJK2018 chromosome 20, CSU_Ecrag_1.0, whole genome shotgun sequence genome:
- the ap5s1 gene encoding AP-5 complex subunit sigma-1 — protein MVRCFLIHTVCPVSALGAGESRLLYSRLFGPDEGVFSDRERGLSPEERRLVQKERTAVVARQVRSAVSLSREASARVLVDTVPGEEALALQDADSGVVRLRAGDPFSEEMSALYLGVQSLGFTLVCEPHENLLLAEITLRNLTRHCLEHLHMLGQGSEVLLRSHRVDALLSRLLPHGQLLFLNHRFTQALEKEVTAYMAK, from the exons ATGGTCCGGTGTTTCCTGATCCACACAGTGTGTCCGGTCAGCGCTCTCGGTGCCGGGGAGAGTCGGCTGCTCTACTCCCGGCTCTTCGGTCCGGATGAAGGCGTCTTTTCCGACCGGGAGCGGGGGCTGAGCCCGGAGGAGAGGCGACTGGTGCAGAAGGAGAGGACAGCTGTGGTGGCGAG GCAGGTCCGCAGTGCCGTCTCTCTGTCCCGGGAGGCTTCGGCCCGGGTGCTGGTGGACACGGTGCCCGGGGAGGAGGCGCTAGCCCTGCAGGACGCCGACAGCGGAGTGGTGCGTCTCCGAGCCGGAGACCCCTTCTCTGAGGAGATGAGCGCTCTGTATCTGGGAGTCCAGAGTCTGGGCTTCACGCTGGTTTGTGAGCCCCATGAGAACCTCCTGCTGGCTGAGATCACTCTGCGCAACCTGACCCGACACTGCCTGGAGCACCTGCACATGCTGGGACAGGGCAGCGAG GTTCTGCTGAGGAGCCACCGCGTGGATGCTCTGCTCAGCCGCCTGCTTCCTCACGGCCAACTCCTCTTCCTCAACCACCGCTTCACCCAGGCTCTGGAGAAGGAAGTAACCGCTTACATGGCCAAGTGA